A window of Flavobacterium branchiarum genomic DNA:
ATCAGCATGCCAAGGCTCAATGTACATAGCAAAACTTCCTTTACGTTTTCCACCACCTTGATCTACATAACGAGCTGTCATATCATACACACGTAACATTGGAACAATTCCGTTAGAAGTTCCATTAGTTCCACTGATATAAGATCCAGTTGCTCTAACATTATGTATTGCTAAACCAATACCTCCAGCAGATTGCGAAATCTTAGCTGTTTGTTTTAATGTATCGTAGATTCCATCAATACTATCATCTTTCATTGTTAACAAGAAACAAGATGACATTTGTGGTTTTGGTGTTCCTGAATTAAACAATGTTGGGGTAGCGTGAGTAAAGAACTTTTTAGACATTAATTCATACGTTTCAATCGCAGACTCAATATCATCTTTATGGATTCCTATAGAAACACGCATCAACATATGTTGTGGTCTCTCTACAATTTTACCATTTATCTTTAGTAAATAAGAACGTTCCAAAGTTTTAAATCCAAAATAATCGTAATTAAAATCACGGTTATAAATAATTGTTGAATCTAAAACCTGTGAGTTTTTCTTAATTACCTCATAAACATCATCAGCTAACAAAGGTGCTTCTTTTCCTGTTCTTGGATTGACATAATTATACATATCTGTCATCGTCTCAGAGAAAGACTTTGTTGTATTAGAATGTAAATTAGAAACAGCAATACGAGCCGCAAGTTGTGCGTAATCAGGATGTGCTATTGTCATAGATGCTGCAGTTTCGGCAGCTAGGTTATCTAGTTCTGAAGTCGAAACTCCATCATACAATCCCTCGATAACACGCATGGCTACCTTAACAGGATCTACAAGTTCATTTAACCCGTAACACAATTTTTTGATTCTATCCGTAATCTTATCAAACATTACTGGCTCCTTACGACCATCTCTCTTTATTACATACATAAGCCTACTTTTTTATTGTTATTGAAAAAATGAAAGACACCAGAATAACGAATTCTAGCGCTTAAACATTGTGTGTTTTATTAAATAATTTAGGAGTTAGTAGCATCCCAATAGTTTGCCTGTTCTTAATCTAATATAGATCAAAAATTAGTCAATAATACCATTGAATCTTCGATTTGGGAAAAGAGATTCAACCTTTAAATTCTTTAGTTATAGAAACTTTCGCTTCTTAATTTTTTATTTTAGTACGTGGTATTACTAAAATTTACAGTCGTCTAAAAATCTGCATCGAAGCTTATTTTTTGCGAATCGCTATCTCCAGCTGAACTACTGTTCATAACACCAGCTTTTTGATATTCTGAAACTCTTTTTTCAAAGAAATTAGTTTTTCCTTGAAGCGAAATCATATCCATGAAATCAAAAGGATTTGATGAGTTATAAACTCGGTCACAACCTAACTCAACAAGTAATCTATCGGCAACAAATTCTAAATATTGCGTCATTAAAACAGCATTCATACCAATTAAACTAACAGGAAGAGATTCTGTTACAAATTCTCTTTCGATATCTAAAGCATCAACGATAATTTCTTTAATTCTATCTTTTGGTACTTTGTTTATTAAATGGTGATTGTGTAAATGCACTGCAAAATCACAATGAACTCCCTCGTCACGAGAAATTAATTCGTTTGAGAATGTCAAACCTGGCATTAAACCACGTTTTTTCAACCAAAAAATAGAACAGAAAGCACCTGAGAAAAATATTCCTTCTACGGCAGCAAAAGCAATCAAACGCTCTGCAAACGAGTCAGACTCGATCCATTTTAGAGCCCAATTTGCTTTCTTTGCAATTGCAGGAAAAACATCTAGTGCATTAAACAACTGATCTTTTTCAGCTTCATCCTTTACATAAGTATCAATAAGAAGAGAATAGGTTTCGCTATGAATGTTTTCCATCATGATTTGAAAACCATAGAAAAATTTAGCCTCAGCATATTGTACTTCGTTTACAAAATTCTCAGCAAGGTTTTCATTTACGATTCCGTCTGATGCTGCAAAGAATGCCAATATATGCTTAACGAAATATCTTTCATCATCCGACAACTTGTTATTCCAATCATTCAAGTCTTGATGTAAATCAATTTCCTCAGCAGTCCAAAAACTCGCTTCCATCTTCTTATACCAATCCCAAATATCATGGTGTTTGATTGGAAAAATTACGAAACGGTTCTTATTTTCTTGTAAAATTGG
This region includes:
- a CDS encoding ribonucleotide-diphosphate reductase subunit beta, which translates into the protein MSQVEPILQENKNRFVIFPIKHHDIWDWYKKMEASFWTAEEIDLHQDLNDWNNKLSDDERYFVKHILAFFAASDGIVNENLAENFVNEVQYAEAKFFYGFQIMMENIHSETYSLLIDTYVKDEAEKDQLFNALDVFPAIAKKANWALKWIESDSFAERLIAFAAVEGIFFSGAFCSIFWLKKRGLMPGLTFSNELISRDEGVHCDFAVHLHNHHLINKVPKDRIKEIIVDALDIEREFVTESLPVSLIGMNAVLMTQYLEFVADRLLVELGCDRVYNSSNPFDFMDMISLQGKTNFFEKRVSEYQKAGVMNSSSAGDSDSQKISFDADF